A window of the Paenibacillus woosongensis genome harbors these coding sequences:
- a CDS encoding Asp23/Gls24 family envelope stress response protein, which translates to MTEQLQLDNGLIRISDDVVAKIAGMAALETPGIAAMSGGLSEGWAKRLSGKNVQKGVTVEVGQLEAAIDLRIIVLYETPIHEVCRMLQQNVREAVESMTGLKTVEVNVKVEGVAFKDDEI; encoded by the coding sequence ATGACCGAACAATTACAGTTAGATAATGGGCTTATTCGAATTTCAGACGACGTCGTTGCAAAAATCGCCGGGATGGCGGCCCTGGAAACGCCGGGAATCGCGGCTATGTCTGGCGGCTTGTCCGAAGGCTGGGCGAAGCGGTTAAGCGGCAAAAATGTGCAAAAGGGCGTCACCGTAGAAGTCGGTCAGTTGGAAGCGGCAATTGATCTCCGTATTATTGTGCTGTACGAGACGCCGATTCACGAGGTGTGCCGGATGCTTCAGCAAAATGTTCGTGAAGCGGTCGAAAGCATGACAGGACTTAAAACCGTGGAAGTCAATGTGAAAGTTGAAGGCGTTGCATTCAAGGATGATGAAATCTGA